A single genomic interval of uncultured Sphaerochaeta sp. harbors:
- a CDS encoding MFS transporter: MHNRWIVLIAGLIMQTILGGIYAWSTLTSWLAESYGISNGESGFVFGLSIAVFTLVMVYSGHLLARKGPRIPAIIGALLYMAGYSLASCSHGSFPLLLLAVGVVAGSGIGFAYVVPLSVGMQWFPRQKGLITGLSVGGFGGGAIILSSIIEAGKLSGLSLDRFFLFYSLVSGSLLFLAALLLSSPPATTGKKSGEMQVHQVHSEKPMVLSILGMFSGTFAGLLLVGNLAPYALSKGLAEEMTVLSVVLFSLGNLSGRIIWGHIFDRTGYRVIPWSLLLASLFYVLVRVASGGFMFLASVLVLGFLFGSQFVLYAGYLSKTYGVTSFSKRYPLVFLSYGLAGIIAPGIGGWIADTTGSYNTAIMLCLVLLSVSGLVLITANRKR; this comes from the coding sequence ATGCACAACCGTTGGATTGTCCTGATTGCCGGACTGATCATGCAAACCATATTGGGGGGAATCTATGCTTGGAGTACCCTTACCTCATGGCTTGCAGAGAGTTATGGTATCAGCAACGGCGAGAGTGGGTTTGTATTCGGTTTGAGCATTGCTGTCTTTACATTGGTCATGGTGTACTCCGGGCACCTGTTGGCCAGGAAAGGCCCAAGAATCCCAGCCATCATTGGTGCACTCCTCTATATGGCAGGGTATTCCCTGGCATCCTGTTCCCATGGTTCCTTTCCCCTCTTATTGCTTGCGGTAGGAGTTGTTGCAGGGTCTGGGATTGGCTTTGCCTATGTTGTCCCTCTGTCGGTTGGGATGCAGTGGTTCCCTCGCCAAAAGGGATTGATCACCGGACTCTCTGTTGGAGGGTTTGGAGGAGGGGCCATCATTCTTTCTTCCATCATTGAGGCAGGTAAGCTCTCCGGTCTTTCCCTGGATCGTTTCTTCCTCTTCTATAGTCTTGTCAGTGGATCGCTGCTCTTCCTTGCCGCGCTGTTGCTCTCTTCCCCCCCCGCAACCACAGGAAAGAAGTCAGGGGAGATGCAAGTGCATCAAGTCCATTCTGAGAAGCCTATGGTGCTCAGCATCCTCGGGATGTTTAGTGGAACCTTCGCTGGACTGCTGCTTGTAGGCAACCTTGCTCCCTATGCTCTCTCCAAGGGTCTTGCTGAGGAGATGACCGTGCTTTCGGTTGTCCTGTTCTCGCTTGGGAACCTGAGCGGTAGGATTATTTGGGGGCATATCTTTGACAGGACGGGCTATCGTGTTATTCCTTGGTCACTCCTGCTCGCTTCGCTCTTCTATGTACTGGTACGAGTTGCATCGGGTGGCTTTATGTTTCTGGCAAGTGTACTTGTTCTGGGCTTTTTGTTTGGCTCACAGTTTGTGCTGTATGCAGGGTATCTCTCCAAGACCTATGGGGTAACATCGTTTTCCAAGCGATATCCCCTGGTTTTCCTCTCCTACGGACTTGCCGGTATCATTGCCCCTGGTATTGGTGGTTGGATTGCTGATACCACTGGTTCCTACAATACGGCGATCATGCTCTGTTTGGTGCTGTTGTCTGTCTCTGGGCTGGTACTGATTACTGCGAACAGGAAGCGCTAA